One window from the genome of Aricia agestis chromosome 22, ilAriAges1.1, whole genome shotgun sequence encodes:
- the LOC121738014 gene encoding uncharacterized protein LOC121738014 isoform X3 translates to MSHNYPIYMVIQQIPHKVTEEEIRIFVNSILQCKVVCLGFDPKCTIKGKRFYFLKPKTKSVPEVINTMKLKFVGGQRITVYQYKDYKNIKLLFGKELSRLQYLNTGRVWVNKKSQQEIMQNAAQPPHAQQSNEKPHTITKTCQALFIEIFDRYPQLDDINTNTNNLFGYELVRLLTNRLNNTVGDNSFGLKEDIEKYRAMYPHETDYALVEAAYKKCADTPLPSEDELAVENMTLDDSLTLKLSDTKLENASTYYRNQLIVHLNKQITLLDERVSEGATEEEKARALVRHHLKAVKSDMGATVKTWMTKFLKFHQHVFVRVYGIPRLPAVKSLKMLVRSRSGTAKQKNHTSYLSFYMHRDTVDQVLAMSGNTLDGCTLLVRVQHRARAVRLARHFRAVTDMLRAADTADTEQWEDL, encoded by the exons ATGTCGCACAATTATCCCATTTATATGGTGATTCAACAAATACCGCACAAg gtaACAGAAGAAGAAATCAGGATTTTCGTGAACAGTATATTGCAATGCAAAGTCGTATGTTTAGGTTTTGATCCTAAATGCACTATTAAGGGGAAACGGTTTTATTTCCTTAAACCGAAAACTAAATCAGTACCCGAGGTCATAAACACAATGAAATTGAAATTTGTGGGTGGGCAAAGGATTACAGTATACCAGTACaaagattataaaaatataaaattgctcTTTGGCAAGgag ctTTCTAGGCTCCAATACCTAAATACCGGCCGTGTATGGGTCAACAAAAAAAGTCAACAGGAAATTATGCAAAATGCG GCCCAACCTCCTCATGCTCAACAAAGCAACGAAAAACCTCAC acgaTCACGAAGACATGTCAAGCTCTCTTCATTGAGATATTCGATAGATACCCCCAGCTGGACGACATCAACACGAACACCAACAATCTCTTCGGGTACGAACTTGTGAGG TTGCTAACAAACCGACTCAACAACACAGTGGGCGATAATTCGTTCGGTTTGAAAGAGGACATAGAGAAATACCGTGCTATGTACCCACACGAAACTGACTATGCGTTAGTGGAGGCAGCATATAAGAAGTGTGCGGACACACCCTTGCCTTCAGAAGATGAGTTGGCAGTGGAAAATATGACCTTGGATGATAGTC ttACGCTGAAATTGTCGGATACGAAATTGGAAAATGCGTCCACCTACTATAGAAACCAGCTGATTGTGCAC TTAAACAAACAAATTACACTTTTGGACGAGCGCGTGAGTGAGGGAGCTACAGAGGAAGAGAAAGCCAGAGCATTAGTTAGACATCACCTCAAAGCAGTCAAAAGTGACATGGGAGCG aCAGTGAAAACTTGGatgacaaaatttttaaaattccacCAACACGTTTTTGTTCGC GTTTACGGTATACCCCGTCTGCCGGCCGTCAAGAGTCTGAAGATGTTGGTGAGGTCTCGCAGCGGGACTGCCAAGCAGAAGAACCATACTAGCTACCTCTCGTTCTACATGCACAGGGACACGGTGGATCAGGTGCTGGCTATGTCGGGGAACACTTTGG ACGGCTGCACTCTCCTTGTCCGCGTCCAGCACCGGGCGCGAGCCGTACGGCTCGCCCGACACTTCCGCGCCGTCACCGACATGCTGCGAGCTGCCGACACCGCCGACACCGAACAGTGGGAG GATCTGTAG
- the LOC121738014 gene encoding uncharacterized protein LOC121738014 isoform X1 has translation MSHNYPIYMVIQQIPHKVTEEEIRIFVNSILQCKVVCLGFDPKCTIKGKRFYFLKPKTKSVPEVINTMKLKFVGGQRITVYQYKDYKNIKLLFGKELSRLQYLNTGRVWVNKKSQQEIMQNAAQPPHAQQSNEKPHTITKTCQALFIEIFDRYPQLDDINTNTNNLFGYELVRLLTNRLNNTVGDNSFGLKEDIEKYRAMYPHETDYALVEAAYKKCADTPLPSEDELAVENMTLDDSLTLKLSDTKLENASTYYRNQLIVHLNKQITLLDERVSEGATEEEKARALVRHHLKAVKSDMGATVKTWMTKFLKFHQHVFVRVYGIPRLPAVKSLKMLVRSRSGTAKQKNHTSYLSFYMHRDTVDQVLAMSGNTLDGCTLLVRVQHRARAVRLARHFRAVTDMLRAADTADTEQWEDL, from the exons ATGTCGCACAATTATCCCATTTATATGGTGATTCAACAAATACCGCACAAg gtaACAGAAGAAGAAATCAGGATTTTCGTGAACAGTATATTGCAATGCAAAGTCGTATGTTTAGGTTTTGATCCTAAATGCACTATTAAGGGGAAACGGTTTTATTTCCTTAAACCGAAAACTAAATCAGTACCCGAGGTCATAAACACAATGAAATTGAAATTTGTGGGTGGGCAAAGGATTACAGTATACCAGTACaaagattataaaaatataaaattgctcTTTGGCAAGgag ctTTCTAGGCTCCAATACCTAAATACCGGCCGTGTATGGGTCAACAAAAAAAGTCAACAGGAAATTATGCAAAATGCG GCCCAACCTCCTCATGCTCAACAAAGCAACGAAAAACCTCAC acgaTCACGAAGACATGTCAAGCTCTCTTCATTGAGATATTCGATAGATACCCCCAGCTGGACGACATCAACACGAACACCAACAATCTCTTCGGGTACGAACTTGTGAGG TTGCTAACAAACCGACTCAACAACACAGTGGGCGATAATTCGTTCGGTTTGAAAGAGGACATAGAGAAATACCGTGCTATGTACCCACACGAAACTGACTATGCGTTAGTGGAGGCAGCATATAAGAAGTGTGCGGACACACCCTTGCCTTCAGAAGATGAGTTGGCAGTGGAAAATATGACCTTGGATGATAGTC ttACGCTGAAATTGTCGGATACGAAATTGGAAAATGCGTCCACCTACTATAGAAACCAGCTGATTGTGCAC TTAAACAAACAAATTACACTTTTGGACGAGCGCGTGAGTGAGGGAGCTACAGAGGAAGAGAAAGCCAGAGCATTAGTTAGACATCACCTCAAAGCAGTCAAAAGTGACATGGGAGCG aCAGTGAAAACTTGGatgacaaaatttttaaaattccacCAACACGTTTTTGTTCGC GTTTACGGTATACCCCGTCTGCCGGCCGTCAAGAGTCTGAAGATGTTGGTGAGGTCTCGCAGCGGGACTGCCAAGCAGAAGAACCATACTAGCTACCTCTCGTTCTACATGCACAGGGACACGGTGGATCAGGTGCTGGCTATGTCGGGGAACACTTTGG ACGGCTGCACTCTCCTTGTCCGCGTCCAGCACCGGGCGCGAGCCGTACGGCTCGCCCGACACTTCCGCGCCGTCACCGACATGCTGCGAGCTGCCGACACCGCCGACACCGAACAGTGGGAGGATCTGTAG